A DNA window from Flavisolibacter ginsenosidimutans contains the following coding sequences:
- a CDS encoding acyltransferase produces the protein MSETKYFVHPSAFVDEGCEIAEGVKIWHFSHIMPGCKIGEGCNLGQNVVVSPKVVLGKNVRVQNNVSIYEGVICEDDVFLGPSMVFTNVINPRSAVSRKHEYKQTLVRKGATIGANATVVCGNEIGEYAFIGAGAVITKPVAPYALVVGNPAKQIGWMSEYGQRLRFNEEGKAVCLESGEAYKLEKNTVTKY, from the coding sequence ATGAGCGAAACAAAATATTTTGTTCACCCCTCCGCCTTTGTGGACGAAGGTTGCGAGATTGCAGAAGGCGTAAAGATTTGGCACTTTAGCCACATTATGCCCGGCTGTAAGATTGGCGAAGGCTGCAACCTGGGGCAGAACGTGGTGGTATCGCCCAAAGTTGTTTTGGGAAAGAACGTTCGAGTGCAAAACAACGTTTCCATTTACGAAGGCGTGATTTGCGAGGACGACGTTTTCCTCGGCCCTTCAATGGTGTTTACCAACGTTATTAACCCGCGCAGCGCCGTCAGTCGCAAGCACGAATACAAGCAAACGCTTGTTCGGAAAGGCGCAACCATTGGCGCCAACGCCACCGTTGTTTGCGGTAACGAGATTGGCGAGTATGCCTTTATTGGCGCGGGTGCGGTTATTACAAAACCTGTGGCGCCTTATGCTTTGGTTGTTGGCAACCCGGCAAAGCAAATTGGCTGGATGAGCGAGTATGGACAACGGCTGCGGTTTAACGAAGAAGGGAAGGCCGTTTGTCTGGAAAGCGGAGAGGCCTATAAATTAGAGAAGAACACCGTGACCAAATACTAA